One stretch of Roseimicrobium sp. ORNL1 DNA includes these proteins:
- the acs gene encoding acetate--CoA ligase, translating into MSSDFKSVLHETRVFPPSEEFKAKARISSMEEYKKLHAESLDSPETFWGREAGELKWQQPWTQLLDWKPPFAKWFVGAKVNVAENCVDRHVEAGRGDKVAILWEGEPGDTRSITYSQLKDEVCKFANVLKAQGIKAHDRVLIYMPMVPEAAVAMLACARIGAVHSVVFGGFSSESIKDRLHDSGAIAVVTADGGYRRGKVVPLKANVDTALSSGESKVQKVIVLKRTGQDIAMQSGRDVWWHAAEAEVDANCPAEGFDSEHPLFILYTSGSTGKPKGILHTSGGYLAGTYLTSKYIFDMRDDDVYWCTADVGWITGHSYIVYGPLANGVTALMYEGAPDTPHFGRFWEIVEKYKVTILYTAPTAIRAFIKWGDEHVTKYDLSTLRLLGSVGEPINPEAWMWYHQVIGGGRCPIVDTWWQTETGAIMITPLPGVTPTKPGTATLPFFGVDAAVLDDDGKEVGPNEGGKLVIRKPWPSMLRTIYGDAERYADTYWGTYPGIYLAGDSSRRDEDGYFWIMGRIDDVLNVSGHRLGTAEVESALVSHASVAEAAAVGRPDEIKGQAVVVFVTLKAGVEANDGLANELKKHVGNVIGAIARPDDVRFAAVLPKTRSGKIIRRLLKEVAAGGQVKGDTTTLEDFGAVAALMQSQGKDEE; encoded by the coding sequence ATGAGCTCCGACTTCAAGTCCGTCCTGCACGAAACCCGCGTGTTCCCCCCGTCCGAGGAATTCAAGGCCAAGGCACGCATCAGCAGCATGGAGGAGTACAAGAAGCTGCACGCCGAATCCCTGGACTCCCCCGAGACCTTCTGGGGCCGTGAAGCGGGTGAACTCAAGTGGCAGCAGCCCTGGACCCAGCTCCTGGACTGGAAGCCGCCTTTTGCGAAGTGGTTCGTGGGTGCCAAGGTGAACGTCGCGGAAAACTGCGTGGACCGCCACGTGGAAGCCGGACGCGGTGACAAGGTGGCCATCCTCTGGGAAGGCGAGCCGGGAGACACCCGCAGCATCACCTACAGCCAGCTCAAGGATGAGGTGTGCAAGTTTGCCAATGTGCTGAAGGCGCAGGGCATCAAGGCCCATGACCGCGTGCTCATCTACATGCCCATGGTCCCTGAGGCCGCCGTCGCCATGCTGGCGTGTGCGCGCATCGGTGCCGTGCACAGCGTGGTCTTCGGTGGCTTCAGCTCAGAGAGCATCAAGGACCGCCTGCACGACAGCGGCGCGATTGCCGTGGTGACGGCGGATGGCGGCTATCGCCGTGGCAAGGTGGTGCCTCTCAAGGCGAATGTGGACACCGCGCTGAGCAGCGGCGAGTCCAAGGTGCAGAAGGTCATTGTACTCAAGCGCACCGGCCAGGACATTGCCATGCAGTCCGGCCGCGATGTGTGGTGGCACGCCGCCGAGGCAGAAGTCGATGCGAACTGCCCTGCCGAGGGCTTCGACTCCGAGCACCCGCTCTTCATCCTCTACACCAGCGGATCCACCGGCAAGCCAAAGGGCATCCTGCACACCAGCGGTGGTTACCTGGCAGGCACCTACCTCACCAGCAAGTACATCTTCGACATGCGTGATGACGATGTCTACTGGTGCACCGCCGACGTGGGCTGGATCACCGGTCACAGCTACATCGTGTACGGCCCGCTCGCGAATGGTGTGACGGCCCTCATGTACGAAGGCGCTCCTGATACGCCGCACTTCGGCCGCTTCTGGGAAATCGTGGAGAAGTACAAGGTCACCATTCTCTACACCGCACCCACCGCCATCCGCGCCTTCATCAAGTGGGGCGATGAGCATGTGACGAAGTATGACCTCAGCACCCTGCGCCTGCTCGGCAGCGTGGGTGAGCCCATCAATCCCGAAGCGTGGATGTGGTATCATCAAGTCATCGGCGGTGGTCGCTGCCCGATTGTGGACACCTGGTGGCAGACGGAAACCGGTGCCATCATGATCACCCCGCTCCCTGGCGTCACTCCCACGAAGCCCGGCACCGCCACGCTGCCCTTCTTCGGTGTCGATGCCGCGGTGCTCGATGACGACGGAAAGGAAGTGGGTCCGAACGAAGGCGGCAAGCTCGTCATTCGCAAGCCCTGGCCCTCCATGCTGCGCACCATCTACGGTGACGCCGAGCGCTATGCCGACACCTACTGGGGCACCTATCCCGGCATCTACCTCGCGGGGGACAGCTCCCGTCGTGATGAGGACGGCTATTTCTGGATCATGGGCCGTATTGACGACGTATTGAACGTCTCCGGTCACCGCCTCGGCACCGCCGAAGTGGAGAGCGCGCTCGTGAGCCACGCTTCCGTCGCGGAAGCCGCTGCCGTGGGTCGCCCTGACGAGATCAAGGGACAAGCCGTGGTGGTCTTCGTCACGCTGAAAGCTGGCGTGGAAGCGAATGACGGTCTCGCCAACGAACTCAAGAAGCATGTCGGCAATGTCATCGGCGCCATTGCGCGCCCGGATGATGTGCGCTTCGCCGCCGTGCTGCCCAAGACCCGCAGCGGTAAAATCATCCGTCGTCTCCTCAAGGAAGTCGCCGCTGGCGGCCAGGTGAAGGGTGACACCACCACCCTCGAAGACTTCGGCGCGGTCGCAGCGCTGATGCAGTCGCAGGGTAAAGACGAAGAGTAG